The following are encoded together in the Acidobacteriota bacterium genome:
- a CDS encoding sulfatase translates to MKRDLFPACLVALGVPLVLGACAAEPDAPASSPAVDAAAERSPNIVFFLVDDMGWRDVGVFGSTFYETPHIDALAERGVRFTDAYAATHVCSPTRASLMTGKYPARLRLTDWLPGRREHAFERLLSAEKLAALPLEEVTLAEALQDHGYRTAIFGKWHLGGDEAGPLHQGFDVQAPDFPGSTPRGGYFPPYLMAGLVVEGEEDEYLTDRLTDFAVEFIEQSQDRPFFLYLSHFAVHDPIEGRPDLVLKYREKAARTEPPAGPAFLLEGNPDDPEPLSRAQLNALLEQPSHQEHRVLPQNTVKIRQHQDNVEFAAMVTAIDDSLGRVQSTLDRLGLTENTIVVFYSDNGGMAAANLGNPARKIPPDLLDVAYSTSNLPLRGAKGWLYEGGIRVPLIVRWPGAGQAGAVRDEPVISPDFYPTLLEMAGLPARPEQHLDGTSFAAAVRGEDFERGAIYWHFPHYSNHGMQSPGGAVRDGTYKLLEYFENGTVQLFDLENDLGEQHDLAAEQSAKAAELRDRLHAWRESVSAAMPTTR, encoded by the coding sequence ATGAAACGCGACCTGTTCCCAGCTTGCCTCGTCGCGCTCGGCGTGCCTCTCGTCCTGGGAGCCTGCGCCGCGGAACCGGATGCGCCGGCGTCCTCGCCCGCTGTCGACGCGGCCGCCGAGCGATCGCCAAACATCGTCTTCTTCCTGGTCGACGACATGGGATGGCGCGATGTCGGCGTCTTCGGCAGCACGTTCTACGAGACGCCCCACATCGACGCACTCGCCGAGCGGGGCGTGCGCTTCACCGACGCGTACGCGGCGACGCACGTCTGTTCGCCTACTCGGGCCTCACTGATGACGGGCAAGTACCCGGCAAGGCTGCGCCTGACGGACTGGTTGCCGGGCCGAAGGGAGCACGCCTTCGAACGGCTGCTGAGCGCCGAGAAGCTCGCGGCCCTGCCGCTGGAGGAAGTGACGCTCGCCGAAGCGCTCCAGGACCACGGCTACCGCACGGCGATCTTCGGCAAGTGGCACCTCGGCGGCGACGAGGCGGGGCCTCTCCACCAGGGCTTCGACGTGCAGGCGCCCGACTTCCCCGGCTCGACCCCTCGAGGCGGCTACTTCCCGCCGTACCTGATGGCCGGCCTGGTCGTCGAAGGCGAGGAAGACGAGTACCTCACCGATCGCCTGACCGACTTCGCCGTCGAGTTCATCGAGCAGAGCCAGGACCGCCCCTTCTTCCTCTACCTGTCACACTTCGCCGTGCACGACCCGATCGAGGGACGCCCGGATCTCGTCCTGAAGTACCGCGAGAAGGCGGCGCGAACGGAGCCGCCCGCCGGGCCGGCCTTTCTCCTGGAAGGCAACCCCGACGATCCCGAGCCACTTTCGCGCGCGCAACTGAACGCGTTACTGGAGCAGCCATCGCATCAAGAGCACCGCGTACTGCCCCAGAACACCGTCAAGATCAGGCAGCACCAGGACAACGTCGAGTTCGCGGCGATGGTCACCGCCATCGACGACAGCCTCGGGCGCGTGCAAAGCACCCTCGATCGGTTGGGACTGACCGAGAACACGATCGTCGTCTTCTACTCGGACAACGGAGGAATGGCGGCGGCCAATCTCGGCAATCCCGCGAGGAAGATACCCCCCGACCTGCTGGACGTCGCCTACTCCACGTCGAACCTGCCGTTGCGCGGCGCCAAGGGCTGGCTGTACGAGGGCGGGATCCGGGTGCCGCTCATCGTCCGCTGGCCGGGCGCGGGGCAAGCCGGCGCGGTTCGCGACGAGCCGGTCATCAGCCCCGACTTCTATCCCACGCTGCTGGAGATGGCCGGCCTTCCCGCCAGGCCCGAGCAACACCTAGACGGCACGAGCTTCGCCGCGGCGGTCAGGGGCGAAGACTTCGAGCGCGGAGCGATCTACTGGCACTTCCCCCACTACAGCAATCACGGGATGCAGAGCCCAGGCGGCGCTGTCCGCGATGGCACCTACAAGCTGCTCGAGTACTTCGAGAACGGCACGGTGCAGCTCTTCGACCTGGAGAACGACCTGGGCGAGCAGCACGATCTCGCCGCCGAGCAGTCCGCGAAGGCCGCTGAACTGCGTGACCGGCTCCACGCCTGGCGCGAGTCCGTGTCGGCGGCGATGCCGACGACCCGGTAG
- the hemB gene encoding porphobilinogen synthase — MRQLPIRPRRNRRSAAIRSLVRETNLGPDRLIYPLFVMEGRDAAVPIDSMPGQARLTIDRLVAESRAAHALGVPAVALFPAVDDELKDRTASGALDPDGLVQRAVRELKSALPELLVITDVAMDPYSSDGHDGLVEDGEIVNDPTLEILAATAVSQADAGADVIAPSDMMDGRVGAIRTALDGAGHDQVGILSYTSKYASSFYGPFRDALDSAPRAGDKKTYQMDPANVREAVREARLDVEEGADVIMVKPALAYLDVIRAVREAVDLPVAAYQVSGEYAMIQAVAANGWMDGDALMLETLTSIRRAGADMILTYFARHCAQVLNR, encoded by the coding sequence ATGCGCCAGTTGCCCATCCGTCCCCGCCGCAACCGGCGCTCCGCAGCCATCCGCTCCCTGGTCCGCGAAACGAACCTCGGCCCGGACCGGCTGATCTATCCTCTCTTCGTCATGGAGGGCCGGGACGCGGCCGTCCCGATCGACTCGATGCCGGGGCAGGCGCGGCTGACGATCGACCGTCTGGTCGCAGAGAGCCGTGCCGCGCACGCGCTCGGCGTGCCGGCCGTAGCGCTGTTCCCGGCCGTGGACGACGAACTGAAGGACCGCACCGCCAGCGGCGCCCTGGACCCGGACGGGCTGGTCCAGCGCGCCGTGCGTGAACTCAAGTCGGCGCTGCCGGAGCTGCTCGTCATCACCGACGTCGCGATGGATCCGTACTCCAGCGACGGCCATGACGGCCTGGTCGAGGACGGCGAGATCGTGAACGACCCGACGCTCGAGATCCTCGCCGCGACCGCCGTATCCCAGGCGGACGCCGGCGCCGACGTCATCGCCCCCTCGGACATGATGGACGGCCGGGTGGGAGCCATCCGCACCGCCCTCGACGGCGCCGGCCACGACCAGGTCGGGATCCTGAGCTACACCTCGAAGTACGCCTCGAGCTTCTACGGGCCGTTCCGCGACGCCCTGGACTCGGCGCCGCGCGCCGGCGACAAGAAGACGTACCAGATGGACCCGGCGAACGTCCGCGAGGCCGTGCGCGAAGCCCGGCTCGACGTCGAGGAAGGGGCCGACGTGATCATGGTCAAGCCCGCCCTCGCCTACCTCGACGTGATCCGTGCGGTCCGTGAGGCGGTCGACCTTCCGGTCGCCGCCTACCAGGTCAGCGGCGAGTACGCGATGATCCAGGCGGTCGCCGCGAACGGCTGGATGGATGGCGACGCCCTGATGCTGGAGACCCTGACCTCGATTCGCCGCGCCGGCGCCGACATGATCCTGACCTACTTCGCACGCCACTGCGCGCAGGTTCTGAACCGATGA
- a CDS encoding DUF4336 domain-containing protein, with protein MALREICRDLWIADHDQKIPMGFTVPARMTVVRLGDGELWLYSPGPIDDRMAEELQSLGPVRYLVAPNRFHHLHLPAATARFPEADVLGAPGLAEKRKDIAFTGTLGVASAWGTELQPIPIDGMPSFNEVAFCHRTSGTLLVADLLFNLQQDLGWLASLYFRLTGVSRRVAMSRMFRLSIRDRAACAASCLRLLQCPFDRLIPCHGDVVEEGAKPQVEAALGWIFKELETPPEPTPAGAVPEV; from the coding sequence ATGGCGCTCAGGGAGATATGCCGGGATCTCTGGATCGCCGACCACGACCAGAAGATCCCCATGGGCTTCACGGTGCCCGCCCGCATGACGGTTGTTCGCCTGGGCGACGGAGAGCTGTGGTTGTACTCGCCGGGGCCGATCGACGACCGGATGGCGGAGGAGCTTCAGAGCCTCGGCCCGGTTCGATACCTGGTCGCGCCGAACCGCTTCCACCACCTTCATCTGCCCGCGGCCACGGCGCGCTTTCCGGAGGCTGATGTTCTTGGCGCTCCCGGTTTGGCGGAGAAGCGCAAGGACATTGCGTTTACGGGAACGTTGGGCGTTGCCTCCGCGTGGGGCACGGAGTTGCAGCCGATTCCCATCGACGGCATGCCCTCCTTCAACGAGGTCGCCTTCTGCCACCGCACGAGCGGGACACTGCTCGTGGCCGACCTGCTGTTCAACCTGCAGCAGGACCTGGGCTGGCTTGCGTCCCTCTACTTTCGGCTCACCGGCGTAAGCCGTCGGGTCGCGATGAGCCGGATGTTCCGGCTCTCCATCCGCGACCGCGCGGCCTGCGCGGCGAGCTGCCTGCGCCTGTTGCAGTGCCCGTTCGACCGTCTGATTCCGTGCCACGGCGATGTGGTGGAGGAAGGGGCGAAGCCTCAGGTCGAGGCGGCGCTTGGTTGGATCTTCAAGGAACTCGAGACGCCTCCCGAGCCGACGCCGGCCGGGGCGGTGCCCGAAGTCTGA
- a CDS encoding CoA transferase: protein MSLPLADLRVLDLTIARAGPTAVRQLADWGADVVRIERPPAPGKEIGISRRLGHDYQNLHRNKRCLTLDLKKNEGREVLLRLARDADVLIENYRADVKHRLGFDYETVRAINPRIVYASVSGFGQTGPYRGRGGVDQIAQGLGGLMSVTGLPGQGPVRVGTAISDLAAGLYLAFGIMTALRERDRSGEGQWVSTSLLKAMIGMLDFQAARYLVEGEVPGQQGNHHPTISPMGTFPAADGWVNIAATSGKHFRAMCQALGGEELLECSEYRNSAGRVANRDRLEDEVAELTRRFKVDEIVELLNEAGLPCGPVYDVGQTFADPQVEHCRIAVPLEHPELGDVRLVGQPVRLRRTPFELRRRAPGPGEHTDEILTEVGLSAAEIGELRAGGVVA from the coding sequence ATGTCACTTCCCCTGGCGGACCTGCGGGTCCTCGACCTGACGATCGCCCGAGCCGGGCCGACCGCGGTGCGGCAGCTCGCGGACTGGGGCGCCGACGTCGTGCGGATCGAACGCCCGCCGGCGCCCGGCAAGGAGATTGGCATCTCCCGCCGGCTCGGCCACGACTACCAGAACCTCCACCGCAACAAGCGCTGCCTGACGCTGGACCTGAAGAAGAACGAGGGCCGCGAGGTGTTGCTGCGCCTGGCGCGCGACGCGGACGTGCTGATCGAGAACTACCGCGCCGACGTGAAGCACCGGCTCGGTTTCGACTACGAGACCGTGCGGGCGATCAACCCGCGCATCGTCTACGCCAGCGTGTCGGGCTTCGGCCAGACCGGACCGTACCGGGGACGCGGCGGCGTCGACCAGATCGCCCAGGGCCTGGGCGGGTTGATGTCGGTGACCGGTCTTCCCGGTCAGGGTCCGGTGCGGGTGGGCACGGCGATCTCCGACCTGGCGGCCGGGCTCTACCTCGCCTTCGGCATCATGACGGCCCTGCGCGAGCGCGACCGGTCGGGCGAGGGCCAGTGGGTGAGCACGTCCCTGCTCAAGGCGATGATCGGCATGCTCGACTTTCAGGCCGCGCGTTACCTGGTCGAGGGCGAAGTTCCCGGCCAGCAGGGCAACCACCACCCGACGATCTCGCCGATGGGGACGTTCCCGGCGGCCGACGGTTGGGTCAACATCGCGGCCACCAGCGGCAAGCACTTTCGGGCGATGTGCCAGGCGCTCGGAGGCGAGGAGCTTCTTGAGTGTTCGGAGTACCGGAATTCGGCCGGACGAGTCGCCAACCGGGACCGGCTCGAGGACGAAGTCGCGGAGCTGACGCGGCGCTTCAAGGTGGATGAGATCGTCGAGCTGCTCAACGAAGCCGGTCTTCCCTGCGGTCCGGTCTACGACGTGGGACAGACCTTCGCCGACCCGCAGGTCGAGCACTGCCGGATCGCGGTGCCGCTCGAGCACCCTGAACTCGGAGATGTTCGTCTCGTCGGCCAACCGGTCCGGCTGCGCCGAACGCCCTTCGAGCTGCGGCGCCGTGCGCCCGGCCCTGGCGAGCACACCGACGAGATCCTCACCGAGGTTGGACTCAGCGCCGCGGAGATCGGCGAACTTCGGGCCGGAGGAGTGGTGGCGTGA